A single Nicotiana tabacum cultivar K326 unplaced genomic scaffold, ASM71507v2 Un00073, whole genome shotgun sequence DNA region contains:
- the LOC107797196 gene encoding uncharacterized protein LOC107797196 isoform X1 produces the protein MASQQERRENITDEQHNIHLEKTIDPKRGAVKVQVGTDFHLAGGGIIHVTDAATASENKGQVQRENQSSFGHNQKQQHGFEERPGGVKFEVNSQKQKGSLDSKHKSQMENSSEERYDKAKELGGSALHNVKESASHGLGSTGAQGIDNVTHGVQSGYHYVAKNAKDTALQKGQQTYAATKDNLSTAGQNVAQSAQQAKDYTLQKAGEAKDTALQKGQQACYTTKDTLSSVGQNAVQSAQQAKDYALQKAGETKDTVRDKGQQAYSTTRDTLSNAGTNAAQSALHAKDYTLQNAGEAKDYAKDTVLDKGRKAYSTTRDTLSSAGQNAAQSAQQAKDYTLKNAEEAKDNAAGLSKNAASYIGKRATEAKDVTLETGKGAVGYAGQAASYVGRKAVDAKDATLETGKGAVGYAGKTASYVGQKAVDAKDVTLETGKGAVGYAGEVAETVKEKAAVAGWGAAHYTAEKAAEATKAVVGVASNVAGYTGEKAVAAKDAVAGTGMSAVEYVENKLANAKDYVVSTEESAAEYAARRKAEAEKELEAKRSYDYKQGESGGGLYISEEKQETKWEESGGEQKHKGGLLQAIGETIVEIGKTATDLIAGRGQSQTDSKGDESQSSHRNS, from the exons ATGGCTTCACAACAAGAAAGAAGAGAGAACATAACTGATGAACAACATAACATCCACTTAGAGAAAACCATAGACCCCAAAAGGGGTGCGGTGAAAGTTCAAGTTGGAACTGATTTTCATCTTGCAGGTGGTGGCATTATTCATGTCACAGATGCTGCTACTGCTTCTGAAAACAAAGGCCAAGTCCAAAGGGAGAATCAATCTTCTTTTGGTCATAATCAGAAGCAGCAACATGGGTTTGAAGAGAGACCAGGAGGTGTCAAGTTTGAAGTAAATAGCCAGAAGCAGAAGGGTTCTCTAGATTCAAAGCACAAAAGCCAAATGGAGAACTCTTCAGAAGAGCGCTATGACAAAGCAAAGGAGTTGGGTGGATCGGCATTGCATAATGTCAAAGAATCGGCAAGTCATGGACTTGGTTCTACAG GTGCACAAGGCATAGACAATGTTACACATGGAGTTCAAAGTGGATATCACTATGTTGCTAAGAATGCTAAAGACACAGCACTTCAAAAAGGCCAGCAAACTTATGCTGCAACTAAAGATAACCTTTCAACTGCAGGACAAAATGTAGCTCAGTCTGCACAACAAGCTAAAGACTATACCTTGCAAAAGGCAGGAGAGGCTAAAGACACAGCTCTTCAGAAGGGTCAACAAGCTTGCTATACAACTAAAGATACCCTTTCAAGCGTAGGACAAAATGCAGTTCAATCAGCACAGCAGGCAAAAGATTATGCACTGCAAAAGGCAGGGGAGACTAAAGACACAGTCCGCGACAAGGGTCAGCAAGCTTATTCTACAACTAGAGACACCCTTTCAAATGCAGGAACAAATGCAGCTCAATCAGCACTACATGCAAAAGATTATACACTGCAAAATGCAGGAGAGGCTAAAGATTATGCTAAAGACACGGTTCTTGACAAAGGTCGGAAAGCTTACTCCACAACTAGAGACACCCTTTCAAGTGCTGGACAAAATGCAGCTCAATCAGCACAGCAGGCTAAAGATTACACCCTAAAAAACGCAGAGGAGGCCAAAGACAATGCAGCAGGACTGAGCAAGAATGCAGCAAGCTATATTGGGAAGAGAGCTACAGAAGCAAAAGATGTAACCTTAGAGACAGGCAAAGGAGCAGTAGGATATGCAGGGCAAGCAGCAAGTTATGTTGGGCGGAAGGCTGTAGATGCTAAAGATGCCACCTTAGAAACAGGCAAAGGAGCAGTAGGATATGCAGGGAAAACAGCAAGTTATGTTGGACAGAAAGCTGTTGATGCTAAAGATGTTACCTTAGAAACAGGGAAAGGAGCAGTAGGATATGCAGGGGAAGTAGCTGAAACTGTGAAGGAAAAAGCTGCAGTAGCTGGTTGGGGAGCAGCACATTATACAGCTGAGAAAGCAGCAGAGGCAACTAAAGCTGTGGTTGGTGTTGCTTCTAATGTTGCAGGGTATACCGGAGAGAAGGCGGTCGCCGCAAAGGATGCAGTTGCAGGTACTGGAATGAGTGCTGTGGAATATGTTGAGAACAAGTTGGCTAATGCAAAGGATTATGTTGTTTCAACTGAAGAAAGTGCAGCAGAGTATGCAGCTAGGAGGAAAGCTGAAGCTGAAAAGGAATTGGAAGCCAAGAGATCATATGATTACAAG CAGGGAGAAAGTGGAGGTGGGCTTTATATCAGCGAGGAAAAACAAGAAACAAAATGGGAGGAATCAGGAGGAGAGCAGAAGCATAAAGGAGGGTTATTACAAGCCATAGGGGAAACTATAGTGGAGATAGGGAAGACAGCAACAGATCTTATAGCTGGACGTGGCCAATCTCAAACTGATAGCAAGGGAGATGAAAGTCAGTCTTCACATAGAAACAGCtga
- the LOC107797196 gene encoding uncharacterized protein LOC107797196 isoform X2 — MASQQERRENITDEQHNIHLEKTIDPKRGAVKVQVGTDFHLAGGGIIHVTDAATASENKGQVQRENQSSFGHNQKQQHGFEERPGGVKFEVNSQKQKGSLDSKHKSQMENSSEERYDKAKELGGSALHNVKESASHGLGSTGAQGIDNVTHGVQSGYHYVAKNAKDTALQKGQQTYAATKDNLSTAGQNVAQSAQQAKDYTLQKAGEAKDTALQKGQQACYTTKDTLSSVGQNAVQSAQQAKDYALQKAGETKDTVRDKGQQAYSTTRDTLSNAGTNAAQSALHAKDYTLQNAGEAKDYAKDTVLDKGRKAYSTTRDTLSSAGQNAAQSAQQAKDYTLKNAEEAKDNAAGLSKNAASYIGKRATEAKDVTLETGKGAVGYAGQAASYVGRKAVDAKDATLETGKGAVGYAGKTASYVGQKAVDAKDVTLETGKGAVGYAGEVAETVKEKAAVAGWGAAHYTAEKAAEATKAVVGVASNVAGYTGEKAVAAKDAVAGTGMSAVEYVENKLANAKDYVVSTEESAAEYAARRKAEAEKELEAKRSYDYKGESGGGLYISEEKQETKWEESGGEQKHKGGLLQAIGETIVEIGKTATDLIAGRGQSQTDSKGDESQSSHRNS; from the exons ATGGCTTCACAACAAGAAAGAAGAGAGAACATAACTGATGAACAACATAACATCCACTTAGAGAAAACCATAGACCCCAAAAGGGGTGCGGTGAAAGTTCAAGTTGGAACTGATTTTCATCTTGCAGGTGGTGGCATTATTCATGTCACAGATGCTGCTACTGCTTCTGAAAACAAAGGCCAAGTCCAAAGGGAGAATCAATCTTCTTTTGGTCATAATCAGAAGCAGCAACATGGGTTTGAAGAGAGACCAGGAGGTGTCAAGTTTGAAGTAAATAGCCAGAAGCAGAAGGGTTCTCTAGATTCAAAGCACAAAAGCCAAATGGAGAACTCTTCAGAAGAGCGCTATGACAAAGCAAAGGAGTTGGGTGGATCGGCATTGCATAATGTCAAAGAATCGGCAAGTCATGGACTTGGTTCTACAG GTGCACAAGGCATAGACAATGTTACACATGGAGTTCAAAGTGGATATCACTATGTTGCTAAGAATGCTAAAGACACAGCACTTCAAAAAGGCCAGCAAACTTATGCTGCAACTAAAGATAACCTTTCAACTGCAGGACAAAATGTAGCTCAGTCTGCACAACAAGCTAAAGACTATACCTTGCAAAAGGCAGGAGAGGCTAAAGACACAGCTCTTCAGAAGGGTCAACAAGCTTGCTATACAACTAAAGATACCCTTTCAAGCGTAGGACAAAATGCAGTTCAATCAGCACAGCAGGCAAAAGATTATGCACTGCAAAAGGCAGGGGAGACTAAAGACACAGTCCGCGACAAGGGTCAGCAAGCTTATTCTACAACTAGAGACACCCTTTCAAATGCAGGAACAAATGCAGCTCAATCAGCACTACATGCAAAAGATTATACACTGCAAAATGCAGGAGAGGCTAAAGATTATGCTAAAGACACGGTTCTTGACAAAGGTCGGAAAGCTTACTCCACAACTAGAGACACCCTTTCAAGTGCTGGACAAAATGCAGCTCAATCAGCACAGCAGGCTAAAGATTACACCCTAAAAAACGCAGAGGAGGCCAAAGACAATGCAGCAGGACTGAGCAAGAATGCAGCAAGCTATATTGGGAAGAGAGCTACAGAAGCAAAAGATGTAACCTTAGAGACAGGCAAAGGAGCAGTAGGATATGCAGGGCAAGCAGCAAGTTATGTTGGGCGGAAGGCTGTAGATGCTAAAGATGCCACCTTAGAAACAGGCAAAGGAGCAGTAGGATATGCAGGGAAAACAGCAAGTTATGTTGGACAGAAAGCTGTTGATGCTAAAGATGTTACCTTAGAAACAGGGAAAGGAGCAGTAGGATATGCAGGGGAAGTAGCTGAAACTGTGAAGGAAAAAGCTGCAGTAGCTGGTTGGGGAGCAGCACATTATACAGCTGAGAAAGCAGCAGAGGCAACTAAAGCTGTGGTTGGTGTTGCTTCTAATGTTGCAGGGTATACCGGAGAGAAGGCGGTCGCCGCAAAGGATGCAGTTGCAGGTACTGGAATGAGTGCTGTGGAATATGTTGAGAACAAGTTGGCTAATGCAAAGGATTATGTTGTTTCAACTGAAGAAAGTGCAGCAGAGTATGCAGCTAGGAGGAAAGCTGAAGCTGAAAAGGAATTGGAAGCCAAGAGATCATATGATTACAAG GGAGAAAGTGGAGGTGGGCTTTATATCAGCGAGGAAAAACAAGAAACAAAATGGGAGGAATCAGGAGGAGAGCAGAAGCATAAAGGAGGGTTATTACAAGCCATAGGGGAAACTATAGTGGAGATAGGGAAGACAGCAACAGATCTTATAGCTGGACGTGGCCAATCTCAAACTGATAGCAAGGGAGATGAAAGTCAGTCTTCACATAGAAACAGCtga